The Brachyhypopomus gauderio isolate BG-103 chromosome 17, BGAUD_0.2, whole genome shotgun sequence genome includes a window with the following:
- the g2e3 gene encoding G2/M phase-specific E3 ubiquitin-protein ligase — MMKKTKSPVERQEGVLNEICKLCKRRDNCPDKYGEKITLPEHNITVHYFCLLMSSGIFQRGEDHEGIHGFLVDDIRKEVRRSTRLRCMRCKKSGASVGCSIKSCRQMVHLPCGIEEEFIFQFTDLFPSFCKKHCPTQTCSTSPSLPLSCSICLEPMEPVLSYSVLKCPACLGSWFHRDCVQHQAHSAAMFFFKCTLCNNKDQFQQEMLRMGIHIPERDASWELEENAYGELLHVYQHCDAVKCFSHNGRSYSAQSGVFEIVRCKFCGSSGTHRKCSSLSLYESNWSCVDCKSTIEGTVSTLPNHVKSPLAERQEKKRLIKRCLSNLHSSLISKRRCADAGPADVLIGLAAQLSTQQTTAVVVTDGQAVEAALRALRQSDFSPCRTLSVSFSRDKETHAVVSQRRFFRLLLNEVQSSSVFTGPDGAKNLSLNSQALRDDLYFDIGSLLALSLVHGGPPPTFFSSALYHSLFHYPADYNFTAADLGDDALIDRVKSIEESSSLQELKENMWSAAEYLQAAGCWREVTKLSDKHLLLEDILNFYLIIRMQLPLQRFREGLRTLGVFEQVQACAGGFSRVFCGPVERMTAESIFSLFTVWFSEEEEHKAKEDMTLAFWKQYLHECEDGRCAASLEDILVFATAADVVPAIGFNPPPSLSFLSPLDPSCAFPQSQPEANHLVLPVLPCYELFKKHLEYAVCQLAVMQAV; from the exons ATGATGAAAAAGACCAAGAGTCCCGTGGAGAGGCAGGAAGGAGTTCTCAATGAAA TCTGTAAACTCTGTAAGCGACGTGACAACTGCCCAGACAAATATGGAGAGAAGATTACACTCCCGGAGCACAATATCACTGTGCATTATTTCTGTTTG TTGATGTCCAGTGGGATATTCCAGAGAGGAGAGGACCATGAGGGCATTCATGGCTTTCTTGTGGACGACATCAGAAAGGAGGTCCGCAGATCTACTAGACTG CGGTGTATGAGATGTAAAAAGTCCGGTGCGTCAGTCGGATGCTCCATCAAAAGCTGTAGACAGATGGTTCACCTGCCGTGTGGAATTGAGGAGGAGTTTATTTTCCAGTTCACTGATTTATTTCC GTCTTTTTGTAAGAAGCACTGTCCCACTCAGACCTGCTCTACAagcccctctctgcccctctcctgCTCCATCTGTCTGGAGCCCATGGAGCCCGTCCTGTCCTACTCTGTGCTCAAGTGCCCCGCTTGTCTTGGAAGCTGGTTTCATAGAGACTGCGTCCAG CATCAGGCACACAGTGCTGCCATGTTTTTCTTCAAATGTACACTATGCAACAACAAGGACCAGTTTCAACAAGAAATGCTCCGGATGGGAATACACATACCGGAAAG AGATGCATCCTGGGAGTTGGAGGAAAATGCCTACGGGGAGCTGTTGCATGTCTACCAGCACTGTGATGCTgtgaaatgtttcagtcacaacGGTCGCAGTTACAGCGCACAATCAGG GGTTTTTGAGATCGTTCGGTGTAAGTTTTGCGGATCCAGTGGGACCCACCGTAAATGTTCCTCCCTCAGCCTTTATGAGAGCAACTGGAGTTGTGTTGATTGCAAATCTACCATTGAAGGAACAG TGTCCACGTTGCCAAACCATGTTAAATCACCACTGGCAGAGAGGCAGGAGAAGAAGAGACTGATTAAAAGATGTCTGTCCAATCTTCACTCATCACTAATCTCTAAAAG GCGCTGTGCGGATGCCGGTCCTGCAGACGTCCTAATTGGTCTGGCCGCTCAGCTGTCGACGCAGCAGACTACGGCGGTGGTGGTGACGGACGGCCAGGCGGTGGAGGCAGCGCTGAGGGCCCTGCGTCAGAGCGACTTCAGCCCGTGCAGGACCCTGTCTGTGAGCTTCTCTCGAGACAAGGAGACCCACGCGGTGGTCAGCCAGCGCCGCTTCTTCCGCCTCCTCCTGAACGAAGTGCAGAGTTCGAGCGTGTTTACTGGGCCTGATGGGGCTAAAAACCTCTCTCTGAACTCACAAG CCCTGAGGGATGATCTGTATTTCGATATCGGAAGCCTGTTGGCTCTTTCTCTGGTGCACGGCGGACCTCCACCCACCTTCTTCTCCTCTGCGCTCTACCACAGCCTGTTCCATTACCCAGCTGACTACAATTTCACTGCAGCAGACCTGGGCGATGACGCTTTGATAGACAGAGTTAAATCG ATAGAGGAATCAAGCTCTTTGCAGGAGTTGAAGGAAAACATGTGGTCTGCAGCAGAGTATCTGCAAGCAGCAGGCTGCTGGCGAGAGGTCACCAAACTCTCAGATAAACACCTGCTCCTGGAGGACATTCTGAACTTCTACCTGATTATACGAATGCAGCTGCCTCTTCAAAG ATTTCGTGAGGGTCTCAGGACGCTGGGTGTGTTTGAGCAAGTGCAGGCGTGTGCGGGGGGCTTCTCCAGGGTTTTCTGTGGCCCAGTGGAAAGAATGACTGCAGAGTCCATCTTTTCACTTTTCACCGTGTGGTTTTCTGAAGAGGAGGAACACAAAGCAAAGGAAGACATGACACTGGCCTTCTGGAAGCAGTATCTCCATGAATGTGAAG ACGGGCGGTGTGCGGCATCTCTAGAAGACATCCTTGTGTTTGCCACCGCTGCTGATGTAGTCCCTGCCATTGGTTTCAATCCTCCACCCTCATTATCCTTCCTGAGCCCACTGGACCCCTCCTGTGCCTTTCCCCAAAGCCAGCCCGAAGCCAACCATCTCGTTCTGCCCGTGCTCCCGTGCTACGAGCTCTTCAAGAAGCATTTGGAGTATGCCGTGTGCCAGCTGGCTGTCATGCAGGCTGTTTGA